The Stigmatella ashevillena genomic sequence ACCCCGGAGAGCTCTACCTCCTCCAAGGTGGTCCGCAGGATGCCGTGGGAGGGAGGATCATAGCGGAGCAACTCCTCGATGAACCGGGGCAGCAAGAGGGTGTCCGCGCGCAGTTGGGCGAGCAACTCCGGCTGGTTCGCGAGGAGGATGAGTCCATTGGCCAGCAGGGGCACGGTGGTCTCGAGCCCAGCGGCCAGCAAGAGGGTCAAAAGCTCGACCCGCTCTCGATCGGTGGGCGTCTGCCCAGGCAACTCGTCGCGCAGCATCGCGGAGACCAGATCCTCCGAGGGTGCTTTGCGGCGCTCCTCGATGAGGTGGCTCAGGTGGCCCGTCATGCGCGTCACGGTGTGGCGGATACGAAGGGCATCCTCGGAAGGAACCTTGGGAAGGATGCAGGCGAAGTCGTCCGACCAGTTCTTGAACAGCCGGTAGTCCGACGCCTCCAACCCGAGCAGCTCGCTCAGGACGAGGGCCGACAAGGGCAGGGCGAAGGAGGCGATGAAGTCGGTGCTTCCTTGCGCGAGGAGTTCGTCCGAGAGGGCGTTCGCGATCTGCCTCACCCGGGGTTCCATCCGCTGGAGGGCCGTGGGATGGAAAGCGCTCCGCATCCAGGTTCGGAGGGGCGCGTGCTCTGGACCCTCGAGGGCGGCCATCGCGTGGGCAAGCGGGTTGTAGCCCAACCACGTCGGCTCCCAGACCGCCCGGATGCCCTCGGCGGAGAAGAGCAGCGGGTTGTCGAGGACGAAGAGGACGTCCTCGTACCGAGAGATGGCCCAGAGCCCCGAGGGCTCGACCTGCGTCACCGGGCTGTGGCGGCGCAGCTCGGCATAGCCTGGATAGGGGTTGGCCCGGAAATCATCGGACAGGATGTTCACACGTCGCGTCATCACTGTTTTCCCACGGGGGCTCGCCGGTGAACGGAGGCCGCGAATTCAACGCCCGAAAACCCTTCGTGGGGGGTCAAACATCTGAAGGGGATTGAAACTGTTCAGCACCGGACGCTCGCCCCAGGGGCAGGGTGATGGTGAAGACGGTGTTTCCAGGCACAGAGGCGAGGGACAGCTCTCCGCCGTGAGCCCGGATGATCTTCCGGGCCAGGGGAAGTCCCAGGCCTGTGCCCTTCTCCCGGGTGGTGAAGAAGGGCTCGAAGATGCGTTCTTTCTCGGGCTCGGGGACTCCGGGGCCGCTGTCCCTGACATGGATGGCGTAGCGCGCGTCCACGCAACGTCCCGTGACTTGGACCCGGCCCCCAGCGGGAGAGGCCTGCACGGCGTTCTTCACCAAGTTGACCAGCGCGGCCGTCAGCAGGCTGCCGTCTGCTTCCAGCCGGGTCGGCGCCGCGTCCACCGCGAGGGAGACGCCCTTGGCCTCGGCCTCCACGGCCATCAGTTCACAGGCGTCCGAGAGGAGGGCGGGGGCTTCCACGGGGGCCCGGGCCAGGGGTTGCTCACGGGCAAAGGCCAGGAAGTCCTCGACGATGCGCTGGAGGTAGGCCACCTCGCGCTGGATGCGCGTCACGTGTCCTCCTGCTTCCGAGAGGCTCCCGGCCCGGACGTCCTCCGCGAGCAGGCCTGAGAACAGCTCGATGCCCCCAATGGGGTTGCGCACCTCGTGCGCCACGCCCGCGAGCATGAGCTTGAGCTGCCGGTCCCGGCTCTCCAGGGCTTCGCGCATCACCTCCAACTCGCGCGCCAGCACGCCAATCTCCCGCGTGGGCTCGGGGGGCACGGGCGTCGTCAGGTCTCCCCGGCCGATGCGCAGCGCCGAGTCCATCAACCGGCGCAGGGGGCGGGCCAGCCCCCGCGCCGTGAGCACCGCCACCGCCGCCAGCACCGCCAGGGCCACCGCGCTGGCCACCGCGAACGCTTGGGACAGCCGCGCCAGCAGGCCGAAGAAGGCCGCGCTGCCCTCCACGGCCACCGCGCCCACCACTTGGTCTGCCTGCCGCACCGGGGCGTAGCCCGTCTTGTAAAGCTGCCCGTCCGAGCCCGTGAAGAGCACCTGGCTGGCCGTGCGCTCCCCCGCCAGGACCCGCGCCAACTCCCTCCGGTCCCTTGCCAGCTCTGGGACTTCCGTCCCCACGGGCAGGCCGCCGCCCACGTCCACCCGCACGCGCCCCTGGGTGTCCACCGCGTAGACCCGGCGCACGCCGCTGGCCCGTTGGACCTCGCCCAGCAGCCGCGTGAGGTTGCGCCAGGTCCGCGTGCCCTGCACGTCGTCGCCCGGCTCGATGGTGAGCATTCGCTCTCCGCTGACCTGGCTGGCGGTGGCGCCCGCGATGGCCGACAGGCTTTGCCCCAACTCCTCCTCGAGGATGGCGCGCGCCAGGACGTACCCGCCACTGCCCATGAGTCCGAAGAACCCCAGGGCGGGCAGCAAGAAGGCCAGCAGCAGCCTCGCGGTGAGGGAGGCCAAGGGGCCAGAAGGAAGGGGGGCAGTGCCGCTCATGGCACGAAGCTCAACCGGACTTCCGGGCGTCCTGCTCGAAGATGCTCTCAAGCTCCTTGCGGGCCTGGGCCGCCATCTCGGTCAGCTTCTTCTCATCCCGGTGATAGGGGGAGGTGGCCACCAGCAGGTCCTCGTCATGCTGGCGCAGCCGCTCCAGCGCGGACTGGCTCTCCGAGTACGTCAGCCCCAGTGCCTCCAGGACGCCACCTCCCATTTCCAGGCTGGAGACCCACGTCTCG encodes the following:
- a CDS encoding cytochrome P450 gives rise to the protein MTRRVNILSDDFRANPYPGYAELRRHSPVTQVEPSGLWAISRYEDVLFVLDNPLLFSAEGIRAVWEPTWLGYNPLAHAMAALEGPEHAPLRTWMRSAFHPTALQRMEPRVRQIANALSDELLAQGSTDFIASFALPLSALVLSELLGLEASDYRLFKNWSDDFACILPKVPSEDALRIRHTVTRMTGHLSHLIEERRKAPSEDLVSAMLRDELPGQTPTDRERVELLTLLLAAGLETTVPLLANGLILLANQPELLAQLRADTLLLPRFIEELLRYDPPSHGILRTTLEEVELSGVTIPKGAGVLALTGSAGRDERRYPEADRFILHREQPSLAFGRDAHTCLGAPLARMQAHLGLEALLSRFEGFSLLPADLTWNKSLTVRSPHALPLGLTRAGAQAGATSSTWVESL
- a CDS encoding sensor histidine kinase — translated: MSGTAPLPSGPLASLTARLLLAFLLPALGFFGLMGSGGYVLARAILEEELGQSLSAIAGATASQVSGERMLTIEPGDDVQGTRTWRNLTRLLGEVQRASGVRRVYAVDTQGRVRVDVGGGLPVGTEVPELARDRRELARVLAGERTASQVLFTGSDGQLYKTGYAPVRQADQVVGAVAVEGSAAFFGLLARLSQAFAVASAVALAVLAAVAVLTARGLARPLRRLMDSALRIGRGDLTTPVPPEPTREIGVLARELEVMREALESRDRQLKLMLAGVAHEVRNPIGGIELFSGLLAEDVRAGSLSEAGGHVTRIQREVAYLQRIVEDFLAFAREQPLARAPVEAPALLSDACELMAVEAEAKGVSLAVDAAPTRLEADGSLLTAALVNLVKNAVQASPAGGRVQVTGRCVDARYAIHVRDSGPGVPEPEKERIFEPFFTTREKGTGLGLPLARKIIRAHGGELSLASVPGNTVFTITLPLGRASGAEQFQSPSDV